The following coding sequences are from one Prochlorococcus marinus CUG1438 window:
- a CDS encoding FAD-dependent oxidoreductase has protein sequence MQKFDVVIIGSGIGGLCCGSILALSGKKVLICEAHTQPGGVAHSFKRKGYTFESGPSLWSGIGKWPTTNPLGQILKLLDEEVELFQYKGWKVIIPEGNFNLDVGEEPFKQIIKNLRGEKSVKEWESFISGVKPLSQIINEIPLLSFSPDSINFLDLINLTSKFLPNIKQIPKINKGFGNLVNNHLEDPFLRNWVDLLSFLISGMSMHDTNTAAMATLFNEWFEPNSYLEYPKGGGESIVKALINGFKKNGGELILSSRVKTINFNKNLATGITLNNGSSYSCEFVVTNTDVWNFKKLIPNEISKKWNPKVLNPNKCGSFLHIHLGFDADGLEDLPIHAIHVDEWEKGITAERNIAVFSIPSVLDKNMAPKGKHILHGYTPANEPWEIWENLNPKELAYRNLKEERCSIFLKAVRKFIPDIDARIDLKMLGTPITHKKFTNTYCGSYGPALSAAKGLFPGCKTPVKNLFTCGASTFPGIGIPAVSASGAYAAEKIIGKKEFKTLLKKINL, from the coding sequence ATGCAAAAATTTGATGTTGTAATTATTGGTAGTGGAATAGGAGGTTTATGTTGTGGCTCGATTCTTGCTTTATCAGGCAAAAAAGTTCTTATATGCGAAGCACATACCCAGCCCGGTGGAGTTGCTCATAGTTTCAAAAGAAAAGGTTACACTTTCGAATCAGGTCCTTCATTGTGGAGTGGAATAGGTAAATGGCCGACAACTAATCCCTTAGGGCAAATTCTTAAATTGCTTGATGAAGAAGTTGAACTATTTCAATACAAAGGTTGGAAAGTAATTATCCCAGAAGGCAATTTTAATCTTGATGTAGGGGAAGAACCGTTTAAACAAATAATAAAAAATTTAAGAGGTGAGAAATCCGTTAAAGAATGGGAGTCATTTATTTCCGGAGTAAAACCTCTTAGTCAAATAATAAATGAAATACCTTTACTCTCATTTTCTCCCGATTCAATTAATTTCCTGGATCTAATAAACTTAACCTCAAAATTTTTACCTAATATCAAGCAAATACCAAAAATTAATAAGGGCTTTGGGAATTTAGTAAATAATCATCTAGAGGATCCTTTTCTCAGAAATTGGGTTGATTTATTGAGCTTTTTGATAAGTGGTATGTCAATGCATGATACAAATACAGCTGCGATGGCTACTTTGTTTAACGAATGGTTTGAACCAAATTCATACCTTGAATATCCTAAAGGAGGTGGTGAATCTATCGTAAAAGCCTTAATTAATGGATTTAAAAAAAATGGAGGAGAATTAATTCTCTCTTCGAGAGTAAAGACAATTAACTTCAATAAAAATTTAGCGACTGGTATAACTCTTAATAATGGTTCTAGTTATAGTTGTGAATTTGTTGTGACCAATACTGATGTTTGGAATTTTAAAAAGTTAATTCCAAATGAAATTTCAAAAAAATGGAATCCAAAAGTTTTGAACCCTAATAAATGTGGTTCTTTCCTTCATATACATCTAGGTTTTGATGCTGATGGTCTTGAAGACTTGCCAATACATGCGATACATGTTGATGAATGGGAAAAAGGTATAACTGCAGAGAGAAATATAGCTGTATTTTCAATCCCATCTGTTTTAGATAAAAATATGGCCCCTAAAGGGAAACATATTCTTCATGGATATACTCCCGCAAATGAACCTTGGGAAATTTGGGAAAACCTAAATCCAAAGGAATTAGCATATAGAAATTTGAAAGAAGAAAGATGTTCAATATTTCTTAAGGCAGTACGAAAATTCATACCTGACATAGATGCAAGGATTGATTTAAAGATGCTGGGAACCCCAATCACTCATAAAAAATTTACCAATACCTATTGCGGCAGTTATGGTCCTGCATTATCTGCAGCAAAAGGTCTTTTCCCAGGTTGCAAAACTCCAGTGAAAAATTTATTTACTTGCGGTGCAAGTACATTTCCAGGTATTGGAATTCCTGCTGTTTCAGCAAGTGGTGCTTACGCAGCTGAAAAAATTATTGGTAAAAAAGAATTTAAAACTCTTCTTAAGAAAATAAATTTATGA
- a CDS encoding CPBP family intramembrane metalloprotease, with translation MKNVMILIRSFFLLRPRFLSTIFFIPILYGIGWALSLPLLLFNFEKDNLSLIGTIITFLLFIFLLPYWFYIKRNKSSAWIILGITKDKFLKNFFNFSQGILFALVLIILILVPLLQKNYISWIGEFSPTILLNSILLGLGVGFAEEIIFRGWLLEELKFEYGTKISIALQAIIFSFVHNLSNEIFWNIVGLRLGFILLGIFLSLVKIRNKGSLWNCIGIHGGLVGIWFLLNNGLIEFKENTPSFLAGPFTQNIPNPIGSFSAILILFLLCIFYTVKSKKIFTRRFN, from the coding sequence ATGAAAAATGTAATGATACTAATTAGAAGTTTTTTTCTTTTAAGACCAAGATTTTTATCCACTATATTTTTTATTCCAATTCTTTATGGAATTGGCTGGGCTTTATCTCTGCCACTTTTATTGTTTAATTTTGAAAAAGATAATTTATCCTTAATTGGTACTATTATTACTTTTTTACTTTTTATCTTTTTACTCCCATATTGGTTTTATATCAAAAGAAATAAATCAAGTGCTTGGATAATTCTTGGGATAACAAAAGACAAATTCTTGAAAAACTTTTTCAATTTTTCTCAAGGTATTTTATTTGCTTTAGTTTTAATAATTCTAATTCTGGTACCACTATTACAAAAAAATTATATTTCTTGGATAGGTGAATTCTCGCCAACAATATTGTTAAATTCTATTTTACTGGGATTAGGTGTTGGATTCGCAGAGGAAATAATTTTTAGAGGCTGGTTACTAGAAGAATTAAAATTTGAATATGGTACAAAAATATCAATAGCTTTACAAGCTATAATTTTTAGCTTCGTTCATAATTTATCAAATGAGATCTTTTGGAACATAGTAGGATTACGTTTGGGATTTATTTTACTTGGGATATTTCTATCATTAGTAAAAATTAGAAATAAAGGCTCTTTATGGAATTGCATAGGAATTCATGGAGGACTTGTGGGTATTTGGTTTTTATTAAATAATGGATTAATAGAATTCAAAGAAAATACGCCTTCTTTTTTAGCAGGGCCTTTTACACAAAATATTCCAAACCCAATCGGAAGCTTTAGTGCAATTTTAATATTATTTTTGTTATGTATTTTTTATACAGTAAAATCAAAAAAAATTTTTACTAGACGTTTTAATTAG
- a CDS encoding DUF4090 family protein, with product MKKMGMQAVDLAIQNGVDLDGTPIPQKMLNLYNRIMDEENKRQRSGVKKSMRNRCVKTGSKHFDKETLNQLLIDSGWEGLKEKEILFFYN from the coding sequence ATGAAGAAAATGGGAATGCAGGCTGTTGATCTTGCTATTCAAAATGGAGTGGATCTTGACGGTACTCCAATCCCTCAAAAAATGTTAAATCTATACAATAGAATTATGGATGAGGAGAATAAAAGACAAAGGAGTGGTGTTAAAAAATCAATGAGAAATAGATGCGTCAAAACGGGTTCTAAGCATTTTGATAAAGAAACATTGAATCAATTATTAATAGATTCGGGATGGGAAGGTCTTAAAGAAAAGGAAATTTTATTTTTTTATAACTAA
- a CDS encoding TatA/E family twin arginine-targeting protein translocase — translation MNIFGVGLPEVTVILILALLIFGPKKLPELGKQLGKTLKSLKKASNEFQNEIDQVMNEEDKDESPKSIESNQTNEINQEKIDS, via the coding sequence ATGAATATTTTTGGTGTAGGTTTGCCTGAGGTTACTGTAATACTTATCTTAGCTCTTTTAATTTTTGGTCCAAAAAAGCTTCCAGAATTAGGAAAACAGCTTGGTAAAACTTTGAAAAGTCTTAAAAAAGCGTCGAATGAGTTTCAAAATGAAATCGACCAAGTTATGAACGAAGAAGATAAAGATGAATCTCCTAAATCTATAGAAAGCAATCAAACCAACGAAATTAATCAAGAAAAAATAGATTCATAA
- the arfB gene encoding aminoacyl-tRNA hydrolase, which yields MDLKITKTLVIPSNEIKWRFSRSSGPGGQNVNKIESRVEIIFNLEDSKVLNDYQKEILKRNLKNKLVNNSLRLAVQEHRNQLLNRQLALMKFSSIIKNALNKPFKLRKYTQPTKASQKKRVEVKKKRGELKKSRQKEKTYQI from the coding sequence ATGGATTTAAAAATTACTAAAACATTAGTAATACCATCCAACGAAATTAAATGGCGATTTTCCAGATCCTCCGGTCCTGGAGGGCAAAATGTAAATAAAATTGAAAGCAGAGTAGAGATTATTTTTAATTTAGAAGATTCCAAAGTATTAAATGATTATCAGAAAGAAATTCTTAAGAGAAACTTGAAAAACAAATTAGTGAATAATAGCTTACGTTTAGCGGTTCAAGAACATAGAAATCAATTATTAAATAGGCAGCTAGCTTTAATGAAATTTAGTTCAATAATAAAAAATGCTTTAAATAAACCTTTTAAATTAAGAAAATATACCCAACCCACTAAAGCATCACAAAAGAAAAGAGTTGAGGTTAAGAAAAAACGTGGCGAATTGAAAAAAAGTAGACAAAAAGAAAAAACATATCAAATATGA
- a CDS encoding Nif11-like leader peptide family natural product precursor, with the protein MSFSEIRKFLIKMQSDEDLKKQVTTSSTADDVALIGQRLGYDFSGDDLLRFNGQKVDKVTVRKVDHPGEYH; encoded by the coding sequence ATGAGTTTTTCTGAAATAAGAAAATTTTTAATTAAAATGCAATCTGATGAAGACTTAAAAAAGCAGGTTACTACATCCTCTACAGCGGATGATGTAGCCCTAATAGGTCAACGCTTAGGATATGACTTTTCAGGAGATGATCTCTTAAGATTTAATGGACAAAAAGTTGATAAAGTTACTGTAAGGAAGGTAGATCATCCAGGAGAATACCACTAA
- a CDS encoding non-structural protein (NS2)-like protein, which produces MKYLFVVFYFFFLIYPAEAVTTKMFKVLDTCARYRLGEINANEAIEKLKLKLTNSSTSQPKDLVKKYCSVFTPNEKIEF; this is translated from the coding sequence ATGAAATACTTATTTGTTGTTTTTTACTTTTTTTTTCTAATTTATCCAGCTGAAGCTGTTACTACAAAAATGTTTAAAGTATTGGATACGTGTGCAAGATATCGACTGGGTGAGATTAATGCTAATGAGGCTATAGAAAAACTAAAATTAAAATTAACGAATTCTTCCACTAGTCAGCCAAAGGACCTAGTAAAAAAATATTGCTCAGTATTTACTCCAAATGAAAAAATTGAATTTTAA
- a CDS encoding peroxiredoxin has translation MQIGDKIPEFSLLDQNGVKRSNKGLKSPLVLFFYPKDDTPGCTIEVCGFRDKYDLFKVLGAQVWGVSNGSASSHLAFANKNKLQYPLLCDTNDSLRKNFKVPKVLGFMDGRVTYVIDRKGTVRHIFRDLLNGPEHIKEAIRVLKEIQNQ, from the coding sequence GTGCAGATTGGAGATAAAATTCCAGAATTTTCTTTACTGGATCAAAATGGAGTTAAAAGATCAAATAAGGGATTAAAAAGTCCCCTTGTTTTGTTTTTTTATCCAAAAGATGATACCCCAGGTTGCACTATAGAAGTTTGCGGATTTAGAGATAAATATGACTTATTTAAAGTATTAGGTGCGCAAGTTTGGGGAGTAAGTAATGGAAGTGCCTCAAGTCATTTGGCATTTGCTAATAAAAATAAATTACAATATCCACTACTTTGCGACACAAATGACTCTCTTAGGAAAAATTTTAAAGTTCCTAAAGTATTAGGTTTTATGGATGGTAGGGTAACTTACGTTATTGATCGCAAAGGTACGGTTAGGCATATTTTTAGAGATTTATTGAATGGTCCCGAACACATTAAAGAGGCTATTAGAGTACTTAAGGAAATTCAAAATCAATAA
- a CDS encoding DUF1651 domain-containing protein: protein MNTNNDFWLIDSNFVGVMRFYKDRDNSDKSIDYMFIEEGIIMGIHGENPPLMKTRKKIVIEEARILWQKLLNEGWQKTNKKW from the coding sequence TTGAATACAAATAATGATTTCTGGTTAATTGACTCTAATTTTGTAGGGGTGATGCGTTTCTACAAAGATAGAGATAATTCTGATAAATCTATTGATTATATGTTTATTGAAGAAGGAATTATTATGGGAATTCATGGAGAAAATCCTCCATTAATGAAAACTAGAAAAAAAATTGTTATTGAAGAAGCAAGAATATTATGGCAAAAATTGTTAAATGAAGGTTGGCAAAAAACTAATAAAAAATGGTGA